One window of the Paenarthrobacter ureafaciens genome contains the following:
- a CDS encoding exodeoxyribonuclease VII small subunit has protein sequence MTENSSQTPDALDGLSYEEAREQLVAVVGRLEAGGASLEESLALWERGEALAKRCEEWLEGARKRLAAAREPGNAPE, from the coding sequence ATGACCGAGAACAGCAGCCAAACACCTGATGCCTTGGACGGGCTGAGCTACGAAGAGGCACGGGAACAACTGGTGGCCGTCGTTGGGCGGCTCGAGGCAGGCGGAGCAAGCCTCGAGGAGTCCCTGGCGTTGTGGGAGCGCGGAGAGGCCCTGGCCAAGCGCTGCGAGGAGTGGCTCGAAGGAGCACGGAAGCGCTTGGCGGCTGCCCGTGAACCGGGCAACGCCCCGGAGTAA
- the xseA gene encoding exodeoxyribonuclease VII large subunit, producing MSAEARPESTLPGTAAETSPDNPWPLQLLSRKLKAHIERAPAAWIEGQVIEMNRRGGNAFLTLRDIDDEISLPASVWSTVLDRQRTPLERGSRVVALVKADFWVKTGRLNMSVKDIRPVGLGDLLARIERLRQALAAEGLFAESRKRKLPLLPHRIGLITGRDSDAKKDVLRNAALRWPAVEFDVREVAVQGNTAVSQIIGALRKLDADPHVDVIVMARGGGALEDLLPFSNEDLIRAVAAATTPVVSAIGHEADRPILDDVADLRASTPTDAAKRIVPDVSEELAAVRQARDHLRRSIGRMVDRETDRLHALRSRPVLAAPDTLVDVRADEVARLRQRSHTAVNSAVVRALDQVHHLRAQVRALSPQKTLDRGYAVVQIIGEDQAGHTVVTSPEQVPEDTPLSIRVADGRFRATSAGQAEIAER from the coding sequence ATGTCAGCTGAAGCCAGACCCGAATCGACCCTGCCCGGTACTGCTGCGGAGACCAGCCCGGACAATCCGTGGCCGCTCCAACTGTTGTCCCGCAAGCTCAAAGCCCACATTGAGCGCGCACCTGCAGCCTGGATCGAGGGCCAGGTTATTGAAATGAACCGCCGCGGAGGCAACGCCTTCCTCACCTTGCGGGACATCGACGACGAAATCTCCCTGCCCGCCTCCGTGTGGTCCACAGTCCTGGACCGCCAGCGGACTCCCTTGGAACGGGGCTCCCGCGTGGTGGCCTTGGTGAAGGCAGACTTCTGGGTCAAGACCGGACGGCTCAACATGTCCGTCAAGGACATCCGGCCGGTGGGCCTGGGCGATCTTCTCGCCAGGATCGAACGGCTACGCCAGGCGCTGGCTGCCGAGGGCCTCTTCGCTGAATCCCGGAAACGCAAGCTACCGCTCCTCCCCCACCGGATCGGCCTCATCACAGGCCGGGATTCGGACGCCAAGAAAGACGTCCTGCGGAACGCTGCGCTTCGCTGGCCCGCCGTGGAGTTCGATGTCCGCGAAGTCGCGGTCCAAGGCAACACCGCCGTATCGCAGATCATCGGGGCGCTCCGGAAACTGGATGCGGACCCGCACGTCGATGTCATCGTCATGGCCAGGGGCGGCGGAGCACTGGAAGACCTCCTGCCATTCAGCAACGAGGACCTCATCCGGGCCGTGGCCGCAGCAACCACGCCGGTGGTAAGCGCCATTGGCCACGAGGCCGACCGTCCGATCCTTGATGACGTTGCCGACCTCCGGGCGTCGACGCCAACCGACGCGGCAAAGCGGATTGTGCCGGACGTTTCAGAGGAACTCGCGGCCGTGCGGCAGGCACGCGACCACCTGAGGCGCAGCATCGGAAGGATGGTGGATCGGGAAACCGACAGGCTGCACGCGCTAAGGTCGCGTCCGGTCCTGGCAGCCCCGGATACGCTGGTGGATGTCCGCGCCGACGAGGTTGCGCGACTTAGGCAGAGGTCCCACACTGCCGTGAACTCGGCGGTAGTGCGTGCCCTTGACCAGGTGCACCACCTGCGCGCCCAGGTGCGTGCACTGTCTCCGCAAAAGACCCTTGACCGGGGTTATGCCGTAGTGCAGATCATCGGTGAGGATCAGGCAGGGCACACCGTGGTCACCAGCCCGGAACAGGTACCCGAGGACACGCCCCTCTCGATCCGGGTAGCAGACGGCAGGTTCCGTGCCACGTCCGCCGGCCAGGCCGAAATCGCCGAACGATAG
- a CDS encoding 4-hydroxy-3-methylbut-2-enyl diphosphate reductase, whose protein sequence is MTSTAVSIPMPTVPRRRRSPEEVLAAAPVTGTKKVLLAAPRGYCAGVDRAVIAVEKALEHYGPPVYVRKQIVHNVHVVTSLEEKGAIFVDETDEVPEGALVIFSAHGVSPAVVQSAEDRGLRTIDATCPLVTKVHREAVRFAKEDYDILLIGHDGHEEVEGTAGEAPEHIQIINGPHEVGKVTVRDPEKTIWLSQTTLSVDETMETVRMLKERFPTLQDPPSDDICYATTNRQVAIKKIAPQADLVIVVGSANSSNSVRLVEVALEYGAKASYRVDFANEVDESWFEGVATVGVTSGASVPEVLVQDVLRLLADYGYGEVQEVVTAEEDLLFSLPKELRATLKQAGDVSRALGGRGNRPTS, encoded by the coding sequence ATGACCAGCACAGCAGTTTCTATTCCGATGCCCACGGTGCCCCGCAGACGTCGATCTCCTGAAGAGGTGCTGGCTGCCGCCCCGGTTACGGGAACCAAGAAAGTCCTGCTGGCAGCTCCCCGCGGTTACTGTGCCGGCGTGGACCGGGCCGTCATCGCGGTGGAGAAAGCGCTGGAGCACTACGGTCCGCCCGTCTATGTACGGAAGCAGATCGTGCACAACGTGCATGTTGTTACCTCCCTCGAAGAAAAGGGCGCCATCTTCGTTGACGAGACGGACGAGGTACCCGAGGGTGCCCTGGTCATTTTCTCGGCGCATGGCGTGTCTCCGGCCGTAGTTCAATCCGCAGAGGACCGCGGCCTGCGGACCATCGATGCCACGTGCCCGCTGGTTACCAAGGTCCACCGTGAAGCAGTTCGCTTCGCGAAGGAGGACTACGACATCCTGCTGATCGGCCACGACGGCCACGAGGAAGTCGAAGGAACCGCCGGCGAAGCCCCGGAACACATCCAGATCATCAACGGCCCGCACGAGGTCGGCAAGGTGACTGTCCGCGACCCCGAAAAGACCATCTGGCTCTCCCAGACAACCTTGAGTGTTGACGAGACCATGGAGACCGTGCGGATGCTCAAAGAGCGGTTCCCCACCCTTCAGGATCCGCCCAGTGACGATATTTGCTACGCCACCACCAACCGCCAGGTAGCCATCAAGAAGATCGCTCCCCAGGCTGACTTGGTGATCGTGGTTGGTTCGGCCAACTCCTCCAACTCCGTCCGCCTCGTCGAGGTAGCCCTTGAATACGGGGCCAAAGCGTCCTACCGGGTGGACTTCGCCAATGAGGTGGACGAAAGCTGGTTCGAAGGCGTGGCCACGGTGGGCGTGACTTCAGGGGCATCCGTTCCCGAGGTCCTGGTCCAGGACGTGCTCCGGCTTTTGGCCGACTATGGCTACGGCGAGGTTCAGGAAGTTGTCACGGCAGAGGAAGACCTCCTTTTCTCGCTGCCCAAGGAACTCCGCGCAACGCTCAAGCAAGCCGGCGACGTCAGCCGTGCCTTGGGCGGACGGGGCAACCGCCCCACGTCCTAA
- a CDS encoding polyphosphate kinase 2 family protein yields MVAVEFAKSPAETLKVGSGFTLASVDPESTPGYTGNKVDGKALLGAQDDRLAELQEQLFAEGKFGSDKRLLLILQAMDTAGKGGIVSHVVGAMDPQGVHLTAFKAPTDEEKAHDFLWRIEKQVPAAGMVGVFDRSQYEDVLIHRVHAWADAKELERRYAAINDFEARLTEQGTTIVKVMLNISKDEQKERLIARLDDPSKHWKYSRGDLTERAHWDDYMKAYEAAFAETSTDTAPWHVVPANKKWYARIAVQELLLEALRGMSLDWPKAEFDVAAERALVAES; encoded by the coding sequence ATGGTTGCAGTTGAGTTCGCCAAGAGTCCCGCAGAAACGTTGAAGGTCGGTTCGGGGTTTACGCTCGCAAGCGTGGATCCCGAATCGACGCCCGGCTACACAGGCAACAAGGTTGACGGGAAGGCTTTGCTGGGTGCGCAGGACGACAGGCTGGCTGAGCTTCAGGAACAGCTGTTTGCCGAAGGTAAGTTCGGCAGCGACAAACGCCTGCTGTTGATCCTTCAAGCCATGGATACCGCAGGTAAGGGCGGGATCGTCAGCCACGTCGTCGGCGCCATGGATCCCCAAGGCGTCCACCTCACGGCGTTCAAAGCGCCCACGGATGAGGAAAAAGCCCACGATTTCCTGTGGCGGATCGAGAAGCAGGTTCCGGCCGCGGGCATGGTGGGCGTCTTCGACCGCTCCCAGTATGAGGACGTCCTCATCCACCGCGTCCATGCTTGGGCCGACGCCAAGGAGCTGGAGCGGCGGTACGCAGCCATCAACGATTTCGAAGCCAGGCTTACCGAACAAGGCACCACGATCGTCAAGGTCATGCTCAACATCAGTAAGGACGAACAGAAGGAGCGTTTGATCGCCCGCTTGGACGATCCCAGCAAGCACTGGAAGTACAGCCGTGGCGACCTCACCGAGCGGGCCCATTGGGATGACTACATGAAGGCGTACGAGGCTGCCTTTGCGGAAACCTCTACGGACACAGCTCCGTGGCACGTAGTTCCTGCCAACAAGAAGTGGTACGCACGGATCGCTGTCCAGGAGTTGCTGTTGGAGGCACTGCGGGGGATGTCGTTGGATTGGCCCAAGGCAGAATTCGACGTTGCCGCAGAGCGAGCGCTCGTGGCGGAATCCTAA
- a CDS encoding DNA recombination protein RmuC, with protein sequence MDGFGVVLALLMLLIGAALGLGIAYVVFRRRGAGLEADFDAVSARLSEVTAQYAAADAERRLLFAQNRELSESRNSDGSVLRALAPVAEKLTAVQQQVSLLERDRVEQYGQLAQQLQDARLSDEQLLRSTHALASALRSNSARGQWGEVQLRRVVEASGMMRHVDFYEQVHSVRSENTLRPDLVVQLPGSKQLVVDAKVPLGSYLAAQEQIHGEGALGESVTDQARQDSKSLLAQHAKALKAHIDALAAKKYWDIPGNSPELVICFLPAESILASALEADAGLLEHALSKNVVLASPGTLLAVLKSVAFTWRQDVLTDSAHELFELAKQLYERMGTLGENVGKLGSSLKTSVDRYNAMVGTLEARVLPTARKLNTMDDAGLTSPASVEVVPRSLAAPELLAVEPSDRGIDADASRESAA encoded by the coding sequence ATGGATGGATTTGGAGTGGTTCTGGCCTTGTTGATGCTGCTGATCGGAGCAGCACTGGGACTTGGCATCGCGTACGTTGTCTTCCGTCGCCGGGGTGCGGGATTGGAAGCGGATTTCGACGCCGTTTCGGCGCGCCTCTCGGAGGTGACCGCCCAGTACGCAGCCGCCGACGCCGAACGTCGCCTTCTGTTCGCACAGAACCGCGAGCTCAGCGAATCCAGGAACTCGGACGGCAGCGTGCTGCGCGCCCTGGCCCCGGTTGCGGAGAAGCTGACAGCCGTCCAGCAGCAGGTCTCACTGCTGGAGCGCGACCGCGTGGAGCAGTACGGCCAACTCGCCCAGCAGTTGCAGGATGCCCGCCTTTCCGACGAGCAACTCCTGAGGTCGACGCATGCGCTGGCCTCGGCTCTCCGTTCCAACAGTGCCCGTGGCCAGTGGGGCGAAGTCCAGCTCCGCCGGGTGGTTGAGGCCTCCGGAATGATGCGCCACGTCGACTTCTACGAGCAAGTCCATTCCGTGCGGAGTGAGAACACGCTGCGGCCCGACCTCGTGGTCCAGTTGCCGGGCAGCAAGCAACTGGTGGTGGACGCCAAGGTACCTCTTGGGTCGTACCTGGCGGCGCAGGAACAGATCCACGGAGAGGGTGCCCTGGGAGAATCAGTCACGGACCAGGCCCGTCAGGATTCCAAGAGTCTTCTGGCCCAGCATGCGAAGGCCCTCAAGGCCCACATTGACGCCTTGGCGGCAAAGAAGTACTGGGACATCCCGGGCAACTCCCCCGAGTTAGTGATCTGTTTCCTGCCGGCGGAGTCGATCCTCGCCTCGGCTCTGGAAGCGGACGCCGGGCTCCTGGAGCATGCGCTCTCCAAGAACGTCGTCCTGGCATCGCCCGGAACGCTCTTGGCAGTCCTCAAGTCGGTGGCGTTCACCTGGCGCCAGGACGTCCTCACGGACAGCGCGCACGAGCTCTTCGAGCTGGCCAAGCAGCTTTACGAGCGCATGGGCACCTTGGGGGAAAATGTCGGCAAGCTGGGCAGCTCACTGAAGACGTCCGTGGACCGGTACAACGCGATGGTTGGCACGCTTGAAGCCCGGGTTCTTCCGACCGCGCGCAAGCTCAACACCATGGATGACGCCGGCCTCACCTCACCTGCTTCGGTGGAAGTGGTCCCGCGCTCCCTCGCAGCACCCGAACTCCTCGCTGTAGAGCCGAGCGACAGGGGCATCGACGCAGATGCAAGCAGGGAGTCTGCCGCCTGA